In Scatophagus argus isolate fScaArg1 chromosome 14, fScaArg1.pri, whole genome shotgun sequence, the following proteins share a genomic window:
- the brd8a gene encoding bromodomain-containing protein 8 isoform X5, producing MARDSAEKENGRGGSRVEKKKHRGCLSRQVAKNTPKRVPGITMHSPSACSSSSQEFSPGDPLECLTLDLALTKNASGSVRLMTIPELCGPGSDDMSQGSLLDDPTQKKLLGQKATPPPSPLLSELLKKGSILATNSRLIGEGDVAPGNVTGAHDLQLAPSGQPLSQATGSPMLSRLLEAGPTHFHAPLGFMVSANSASSVPLSATTPVSVDPTGSASTEIDIMVLPVSSGCLPVSAEDRVSELSEEDVTASYMGDELDLKTVGDIIAIIEDKADETAEALDAAAVEAALSLCEENGHALSGAWETGPFPPHESHPTAPTGVPQSVQSSSLHSSREGKTEVLEVQGGTTVSLSSLCNSQDNCLEAFPVGLRGLPPTSSSSCSSNSLEQCHNGVPSLPEVMRMETGEMVTIKCESETWAQKRPDKPQRNSVLEDSPLTEKHPKEMKTEDGNVVRGQNASGTKVFAEVNRPVDACGEEEGDGTDEFLSEPDGDMDLGPVASESEDGYSLHTASSSLQLNTITDSIPSSPASSQFSVCSEDLEALQAHKIWKKAIMLVWRAAANHRYANVFLQPVTDDIAPGYHSIVHRPMDLATIKKNIETGFIRTTAEFQRDIMLMFQNAVMYNSLDHDVYHMALEMQRDVLEQIQQFLATQLIMETSEAGISAKSLRGRESTRKQDSTDKDSVSMSSPAFLLSLFDGGTRGRRCAIEADLKMKK from the exons ACAGGTGGCAAAGAACACGCCTAAGCGAGTGCCCGGCATCACCATGCATTCACCCTCAGCCTGCAGCTCCTCAAGCCAGGAGTTCTCACCAGGTGACCCACTCGAGTGCTTGACACTGGATCTTGCATTGACAAAAAAT GCTTCAGGTTCAGTCAGACTAATGACAATTCCTGAGCTTTGTGGACCTGGCAGTGATGACATGAGCCAGGGGTCACTTCTGGATGACCCCACTCAAAAGAAGCTCCTGGGCCAGAAAGCCACGCCGCCACCATCTCCACTCCTGTCAGAGTTACTGAAGAAAGGCAGTATTTTGGCTACAAATTCCAGACTG ATTGGGGAGGGTGATGTGGCCCCTGGTAATGTGACAGGAGCACATGACTTACAGCTGGCTCCGTCTGGTCAACCTCTCTCTCAGGCAACAG GTTCCCCAATGTTGTCACGTCTCCTGGAAGCAGGTCCCACCCACTTTCATGCTCCTTTAGGTTTCATGGTCAGCGCAAACTCCGCCTCCAGTGTGCCACTCTCTGCCACTACTCCTGTTTCTGTTGACCCTACTGGCTCAGCAAGTACAG AAATAGATATAATGGTGCTGCCTGTGTCCTCTGGatgcctgcctgtctctgcaGAGGACAGGGTGTCAGAGCTCAGTGAGGAGGATGTGACTGCATCCTACATGGGAGATGAGCTGGACCTGAAGACTGTGGGGGACATCATCGCCATCATTGAGGACAAG GCAGACGAGACCGCAGAGGCTTTGGATGCAGCTGCAGTCGAGGCTGCTCTATCGCTGTGTGAGGAGAACGGTCATGCTTTGTCTGGTGCCTGGGAGACTGGGCCTTTCCCACCCCATGAGTCTCACCCCACAGCGCCCACAGGGGTCCCTCAGTCCGTACAGTCTTCGTCTCTTCACAGTAGCCGGGAGGGTAAGACAGAAGTGTTGGAAGTTCAGGGGGGGACCACGgtttcactctcctctctgtgcaACAGTCAGGATAACTGTCTCGAAGCATTCCCCGTGGGACTGAGGGGCCTTCCTCCCACTTCCTCATCCTCATGCAGCTCAAATAGTTTGGAGCAGTGCCACAATGGAGTACCTTCATTGCCTGAGGTAATGAGAATGGAGACTGGAGAGATGGTCACCATCAAATGTGAGAGCGAGACGTGGGCACAGAAAAGACCTGATAAACCCCAGAGAA ACTCAGTATTAGAAGATAGCCCACTGACAGAGAAGCATCCTAAG GAGATGAAAACGGAAGATGGAAATGTTGTACGAGGACAGAATGCCTCAGGGACTAAAGTGTTCGCCGAGGTCAATCGGCCAGTGGATGCgtgtggagaagaagagggtgaTGGGACAGATGAGTTCTTGTCAGAACCAGATGGGGACATGGATCTAGGACCTGTGGCCAGTGAGAGCGAGGATGGTTACAGCCTCCACACGGCTTCCTCATCTCTGCAGCTCAACACGATCACAGACTCCATCCCCAGCAGCCCTGCCTCATCGCAGTT ttctgtgtgcAGTGAGGACCTGGAAGCACTACAGGCTCACAAGATCTGGAAGAAAGCCATTATGTTGGTGTGGCgtgcagcagccaatcacag GTATGCAAATGTATTTCTGCAGCCAGTAACAGATGACATAGCACCTGGGTACCACAGTATCGTGCACAG GCCCATGGACCTGGCCACCATAAAAAAGAACATTGAGACCGGCTTCATACGGACCACCGCTGAGTTCCAGAGGGACATCATGCTCATGTTTCAGAACGCGGTCATGTACAACAGCCTGGATCACGACGTGTACCACATGGCTCTTGAGATGCAGCGTGACGTCCTGGAGCAGATCCAGCAGTTTCTAGCCACCCAGCTTATCATGGAGACATCAGAGGCTGGTATCAGCGCCAAGAGCCTGAGGGGCCGTGAGAGCACACGCAAACAGGACTCTACTGACAAG gACTCTGTCTCCATGTCCTCTCCTgccttccttctttctcttttt GATGGTGGCACCAGGGGGCGCCGTTGTGCCATAGAAGCTGACCTCAAGATGAAGAAATGA